In the genome of Raphanus sativus cultivar WK10039 chromosome 9, ASM80110v3, whole genome shotgun sequence, the window AAAGCTTTACAGAATAAGaagtaattttctattttacatTTGGCCCTTTGAGCCTCTTTGATAAGGGAAGAAAGGGAAATGGACAAAAATAACAGTGTGTCAACtctctcctccacctccaaaaAAGACAAATCCTGTTCTCTGTATCTCTCTCTCCTCCACACCTCGTTAGTCCGACATGTTACTGAGGGAGTAACCTAGCTTCAACACGTGGCTGTCTCtgaaagttttaaacttttaatccATCCTTTTGGCTCACCACGATGCCGTTTTAAGAAATATGATCATTCAATACTTTTGTCAGttttgtctcctcctcctcgaTCATCATCACACATCTATCTGGCTACCTAcctatatcatttatttattttatttttataacactACTTACAcggtaatatataaaattataaatataagtgcacccaaaacaaattataataattatccACTATGAACGTTATATTCAAGACCTTTAGCGGAGATGAAAAATTAACTCATACAGGCTCAATTGCTGTAATGATAGTAACATCAAAACAAGTGGTAAAGATATTTGTGATTATCcttcattttttgtttcatggACACTTGTCATGGCCTCCCTAAAATGATAATATCAACACTATCAGGGACGAATCCAGAAAATCATTTAATATAGGGCAGAATATATAAATCGGAATTTTTTAATCACAactaatatcataaaattatataatgcaCATAGtaatttcattataaaaatattatttttaatttttatgttgttctaactattgaaaaataaacctaataaaattattgttaaagttaaatattaatatattataattttttattttgaaaaaagtaatattaaaaagtGATTGAAATACTGTAAATTGGATACCGACtttctttgaaaataaataaaaataccttAACATTTGAGTTTTGTAGAttattgtttagggtttaatatttaaaagataaagttagatttataaatttttataaatagttttaagagAGTTAGTTATCCatttttatcacaaatttaaaatatttttttaaataatcattttatatataaatttgaaaagtgatatcaaatttgtgataaaactagaatttttctattgaaaacagaaaataaaacagttattaaaaatagttacaGTAgtgaaatcaaaagaaaatatttgatggaataataattaaaagtttGTAGAAAAATTGAAAGTAAAAAAATGCAATTAGTGGGTTCGAACTTAGACTGGGTGGAGCACATATATCGCTCATGACCAAACCAGCCAAGTAGCTCTTTCTGTATTATAgttacataataattattatcaaGGAGTATGGGGCACGTGCCACAGGTGGTCCCTGCGTGGGTCCGCCCCTGAACACTATCATGTATTTTCTCAGAGCATTTCCATTAGTGAACCCCCTTGGAATTCAcatgaattttttaatatttttttggtgggACCGTGAATAGTGATGAACCTATATTTATTTTGCGGTTCTATTAGTAAACCTGAATATGAGgtttttaagaataaaataatatattttaaattttttttaaagctcTTATTTAATAGAAGTTTCTATTTAATACAATGAGAATTCATACAAAGATTATTCATCTAAATTACCAAATCTttgccatatattttcaactaaatcgGCTTTCAAACGATCATGTATATGTTGATTCCGAATTTGATTGTGAATGCCATGCCTATTAACGAAGTTGGAAGGGGTGGCCGTAGGTTGCGAGACTTCAACCTGTGAACTTCTGCTTGACTCTCCAGTTTCGAACTCAGATGTATCATACAGATTATATGAGTTTCGTTCGTTCTCTACTATCATATTGTAAAGTATGACACAAGTGCTCATAATCTTTCTAATCTTTTCGTTGTCCCATAGTAGAGCCGGGTTTTTTACTATTGCAAACCTCGATTGCAAAACTCTGAAAGCACGTTCGACATCTTTTCTGGCGAATTCTTGTTGTTCAGCAAAAAGCTTGGCTTTACTACCTTGAGGTAGTGAGATGGATTGTATAAATGTTGACCATTTCGGATTGATTTCGTCTGTAAGGTAGTACGCCATACGATAATTTTGGCCGTTGACCGTAAAATTAACTTTAGGAGCTCGACCTTCTAAAATGTCAGAAAAAACTTGTGAACGCTGGAGAACATTAATATCGTTAAGGGTATCTGGTAAACCGAAAAAtgcgtgccatatccaaagatccTATGATGCCACAGCCTCTAAGACAATTGTCGGCTTTCCGTGACCTCGTGTGTACTGTCCTCTCCAAGACCTTAGGCAGTTTTTCCACTCCaaatgcatacagtcgatgctgCCTATCATTCCTGAAAATCCGCGAACCTCTCCAATATCGAGTAATCGATGAAGATCCTCTGATGTAGGTTTTCGTAGATACTCATCTCCAAACAATTGTATTATCCCTTCGTTGAATTTTTCCAAACATAAAAATGCAGTACtctcaccaagtcggagatattcGTCATACGTATCTGATGCTTGACCATATGCGAGCATACATATAACTCCAGTACACATTTGAAGTGCAGATAGCCCGTACCTCCCGTGAGCATTTCGTCTTTGCTCAAAGTATGGAACTTCATTACTTATGCGATCGACAATGGAAAGGAACAATGGCTTGTTCATTCGAAAACACCGCCTAAATATTTCTGGTGGGTATGTAGGATGTTCACTGAAATAGTCGTTCCATAGTTGATTGTGTCCTTGTTCCCGCTCTCTTTCGATATAAGCTTGTTTGTTCTGCTTGTTGGCTGCACCATGAACGATTGCGTCGTACATTTGACCAAATTTTTGGTCGAACATATCTTCAAAAGTGTCGTCTATTTGATCATCTATGACATCATCTTCATAAGACGATGGGGAAGACATTTTTTTGGTTGAGTGTTTagaaaagaaatagagaaatataaaaaaaaaagagttgagaaatagaaaaatagagaaatagaGAATTGAGAAATAGAGTAATATTTGTTGATTAAGtatatttcaaaagaaaaagagagacaaGTTGAAAACAAATAGATTAAGtgtttataaaagaaatagagaattgagaaatagagaaatatggttgagtgtttttaaaagaaaaagagaatagagaaacagagaaataTGGTTGAGTGTTGAAAGAATTTGAGACAATTTGATGCAAGAGAAGTTGCAAGTGACTGATGAAACAAGTGCAAAATGacttaatttatagagtttgtTATCCTAACCCGTGAGAGAAAATAGACAAGTACAAGAGAAATGTTACATAACCCGTGAGTtcgaaaatataataaatttgacaagTGCAGAGACAAACAAAATACTGCATTAGTCAAGTACACTGAAACAAGTACACTACAACATCCCGTGAAACACAGAACAGATCCCGTGAAGCAGTAAAGCAGTAGAGTAAGCAAACCAGTACAACCCGTGAAGCCAGTAGAACCCGTGACCTGcaaaagaaaacagaacaaAGTTAGTAAACCAGTTTACATTTCAGAAACCAAGCAAGCAAGCATTGAAAGCAATCAATCAAGTTAATAAAAAACCAATTCAGAAACCAAGCAAGCAAGCATTGAAAGCAATCAATCAGATTAATAAAAAACCAATTTCAGAAACCAACCAACCAAGCAGTCAAACCAATTCAGAAACGAGTTTGTCCTTGAGAGACATTTCTGTATCAGAAAGTGGATCTTTTCGGGTAAGGAGACGCTCAAGGAGTCTCCTTTTCGAAATGGCATCTTTCACCCCTAGCATGGTCTGTAACTGATCATAAGCTTCATTGCCACGCTTCTTGCGTTTGGCTGCTTTAACACCAGGATGCCTAACCTCTTTGAACTCAGGTTCCACCTCCGCAGCTTCCTTCCTTTTGTCCTTTGCACTATCTTTGGAGTTTGATTTCCACTTCTGATCATACCGAAGTTCCCTCCACGCATGCTCAAGTCCGAACTTGGACCCGTAGTCATTTAAGTAGATGTCAGGAGCAGCCTTCATGACATCATTCTCTTTTTGGCCACTTGCTTGCTCCTTCAACGCGGCCTCATAGCTTCCCACAAACCTGCAGACATACTCGTTCAATATGCCCCACCTCTGCTTACACTGATTTAACTCTCTAGGCGCAAAGCCACAGAGTTGAGGGCTACCATTGTAATACTCTTCTATTCTCTTCCAAAATGCCCCTGCCTTCTGGTCGGTGCTGACAATCGGATCCTTGCTGGTGTTCAACCAAGCACTGATCAGCACAATATCTTCTTTTGGTGACCACTTCCTCCTTTCCGAGGGTTTAGGAACCTGGGAACACTCTACGTGGGTGTTTTTACCGGTTTGGGATGTTAATAGGTTAACAAACCCGCCTGGGGTTAGGGAAGAAGGTTgcattttggtttggatttggtgTTTTTTAAGTTCGTTTCTGTTTTCTAACAAGAATTTACTATGTTTTTATACTAGTTTTAGCAATGAAAGTATATAAGAaacattaattattttactaacACTACAACTACCAAACATTGATTATTTTTCTAAGCTAACAGCTAGTTCACAGAAAGCATTGAATACGCATCAAATCACAGCAACCAACCACATAGTTAATGAGTTATTAACTAAAGCTAAGTAACAACTATGTCTAGTTCTAGTTCGAGTTGTGGTTGTAGTTCGAGTTCTACTTCTAGTTCGAGTTCTACTTCTAGTTCGTCATTCGGTTaccataaaaacataaaaattcagTTCGAGTCTGACCTGATGCTTTTCGAGGTCCTCATTCGAAGCAGAGCTTCTCCAGGTGATCTACCTGCACTGTGAGGTTATAAACCTCTGCCTGCATCAATCGCAACAAAAAGAAAGCATCAAGACTGAACCCAATAAATTGTATATAAACTGCATATGTTTTTAGAACTAACTGCAAGTGTATTTATCCTAACCAAGAAAGTAATTAAATTGTTCAAGAAAATACCTTCAGTCGCTCAATCTGTTTATTGAGATCCGGAACCACCTTCATCACCTGCTCCGCCTCCTCCACACGCCTAGTCAGGCGTTCGATCTCCTCCTGGACACCTGCCACTCAAGGCTGACGATAATGGAGCCCATCAGCCTTGTTTAAaccacaaaaaaatatcaacacCGTTTGCCTGGTActttaaaacacaaaaaaatacaaaacattaaCAGAGACAACTTGCCTGGTACTTTGAGCAGCTGAAGAACCACTTCTCCGGAAGAGAGTCGAACTCCTCCTTACCTCGAACCTCGTCAATGATCCTCCCACCACAAGCACACCTTCTCGGAATGCCATATTCTGAAGCCGCAACGAATTGTAGCATGTTGATGTGCTCCTTTAGAATCTTTCTGTCTCTTATATTTTCTGCGGGTTCCATCTGCACattatatgttaattattaGAACCCAAACAAGAAAGAAACGAATCCGCAACGATTTGTAGAACCCAAACAAGAAAGCCCTTTAATCGAAATTGAAATCGAACCCTAAAACGATTTGGAAATCAAAACCTAAATCGAATTGGAAATAAAATCCTAAATCGGACCCTATAGATGATTAACAACCTTAAAATGAAAGCCACAACTCGAATTAGAACCCTAACACGAAATCCCCAAATCGATTTGAACTTTACGAGATCCCTTTCAATGTGAAAAAAAGGATTTTAACCGGTGAATCTACGCGAGGATTACCTGAGCTCGTCGAAGGGACACTACGTCGTCGATTTATCGGAGAAGATGACCGGATTTTGAGCTTCGCAGGAGGAATCGCCAAAATCGCCGAGGAGACACACGAAACCCTAGTTTTTCAAGAGAGCAAAGAAAATGAAACCTCTCTCTTCAATCCCGTGTTTCTTCAGTATGTACGCAAGATCGCGTCTCCAATGGCAGCAAGACACATGGAGTGAGACGGATTCATACGGGCTCACTCATAAGAGACTAGCTCGCCGATTTTAacccatttcttttttttttaattttcggGTCTAAGAACCTGAGCCATGAACCGTATTAAAAACTCTAATGGAGATGCTCccattataaataaatgtacTAAAGATAgtaactaaaacaaataaaatcaacaTAATTAAAGATAGACTAATAGCACAAAACATTCT includes:
- the LOC130500030 gene encoding uncharacterized protein LOC130500030 codes for the protein MSSPSSYEDDVIDDQIDDTFEDMFDQKFGQMYDAIVHGAANKQNKQAYIEREREQGHNQLWNDYFSEHPTYPPEIFRRCFRMNKPLFLSIVDRISNEVPYFEQRRNAHGRYGLSALQMCTGVICMLAYGQASDTYDEYLRLGESTAFLCLEKFNEGIIQLFGDEYLRKPTSEDLHRLLDIGEVRGFSGMIGSIDCMHLEWKNCLRSWRGQYTRGHGKPTIVLEAVAS
- the LOC108824698 gene encoding glutathione S-transferase T3-like, translated to MQPSSLTPGGFVNLLTSQTGKNTHVECSQVPKPSERRKWSPKEDIVLISAWLNTSKDPIVSTDQKAGAFWKRIEEYYNGSPQLCGFAPRELNQCKQRWGILNEYVCRFVGSYEAALKEQASGQKENDVMKAAPDIYLNDYGSKFGLEHAWRELRYDQKWKSNSKDSAKDKRKEAAEVEPEFKEVRHPGVKAAKRKKRGNEAYDQLQTMLGVKDAISKRRLLERHGFYWLHGLYWFAYSTALLLHGICSVFHGML